The genomic DNA CCGCCAGCAAGAGTGGAATTAATTCCTAGGTTGTCTTGAAACCAATCGTCTGCATTTGAGTGAGAAGAAGGTATAGCATCCCCCGAATTAGTATTTGCTGATCCAAACACCATGTCCATGTGCGTGGAAATATCGGCTTGAGAGCCTGCAAAAGGGTCAAATGATCTTGAATCTTTATTCTCAGCTGCTGAACCGGCAGACTGAAACTCTGTCACCCAAGAAGATTGATTGTTGTCCCTCTCATGTTCCTTGGGCTCCACAGGATTTGTTGAAGGCTGGGCATTCTCGAACAAACTGAGATCCTTTTGACCTTGAAAAGCTATGCTTTCATTTGCATGGTTCGTATTTATTGACGAAAATTGCTCTTCGGATTGATTAAGCGTGACTTCTCCCTTCCCTTCGCTGAAAAAATTGTCAAGGTCGACTCCAGCCAGATTTAAAGAACTTCTGGCCTGAGGAGGTGCCTCACTAGTGGTATTTTCAGGTTTTTCTATCTCAGCATGCCATGAAATTTCTAAGTTCAGGAGTTCAGACAGTGGCATTTCATCTTTCGGTGTGCTTTGTCCTCTGTTCCTATCAGTTGCTTCAGGAATCAGTTCAACTACCTCCTGAGAAACAAACACGGTACCTTGTTAACAATAAATTCATCGTTAGCTCTCTGAATATCAACCAATCCACATGATCCAAATGTGATATGCACACTTCTAAAGGTTTTCACTTTGCTTGAATACTGATCCAACAAAATCCAGCCGATGATGCGTAATAGTAAGGATGAGACGAATAATTTTGAGCCCCTCAAATTAATGAGCTTAAAGCGACAGTACTATGCAAAGTGCAGATATTACCCCAATACGTCGGATCATACACAAAGTTGACCTAATAATCGTTCTGGCAAAAGAATGACCAACGTAGTAAGCCTACTCTGACCATTGCTTCTGACGTAGCCGGGCTCCAAAACCACATAAATATATCTTCAAATAGAAAGCTTTTTCGTAACCGAAAGTTGCGAATTTAATGGAAATCCCAATTTTCACCAACATTTGCTAATACTCTCAGCTCAAATGGTTTCCAGAATTCGACCGAGAAGGCAACCTTCGATGCGAGGATTaatgcaataaaaaaaaaatggaaactaCATTCCTTTCGATGTCACGACTCAAGAAAGCGTCAGCAGAAGCCAGCTTCATGTTCATACAGTCAGCAAGACTATCAATTTCCAGCATAAGCTTGACGTGAGGGATAAGATAAGGAGATAACAGAAGCTGATAATACTCACTGATCCGTCCAATTGCAGGGAATCGAGCAACCAACGGTACCCAGTGGTGGACCTGAAATTGATGGGATCGGGCGGGATGTCACCGAACTGCTCCTTGCCGCAGAACACGCAGAAGAGGGATTTGATCCCTCTGAGGAGGCGGCCCTTGCAGTGCTTGCACTGGAGGTACGGAGGAGAGGGATCCAGCCGGGAGATCGAGTCCTCGAGCGGGGGCAGCTCGGGGAACGGCGGCCCGCTCGAATCGTAGGAGGGGATGTTGGCCTCCTGGCGGACCGAGATCTGAAGCTGGTGTATGGTGTCGAGCGGGATTTGGTACGACATTTCTGGCGTTCCCGGAGCTCGAAGTTGGTTAAAAATGGCGGaatgtctctctctctctctctctctctctctgtcggAGCTTCGAGCGATGTTACTCGCTGCTGCTAATAAGCAGTGGAAGAAAAACCAACCGAGCTTCAGTTCAGGCTGTTAGCTCCGGTGTCCTGATGATACGTCGTCGCATCTTCCTGAAGTTTGATCTGATTCCTTTTTGCACCCTGAAGTTTGATATATTACCATATGACCccaatttttttggttttttaatattttgccACAGACCGCAATTCTATCAAGATTAATGAGCTCCcaacaaagaaaaacaaaatgtcGACGTGTAGAACATGATGGATGAAAGCCTAGACCCATAGGTGCGTATTGGGCCGGTTAAGACTTTTAAGGGGCAAAATAGCCCAAAGATCAAACTTCGGGatgcttatttttttaaaaaaatttccctcTGTCATAAGGAAGTCCCATGTGCGTGCCTCATTTAGCTCTCATTCGGCTCTCATTTGGACCATATCTGACTCTATGTCCTTGTTTGAATTctgaattaaaatattttaattttaactttaactttaactcaacacactacacaacaaaaacacacattttttaagtcaaaaattttaattttaactcaatacattacacaataaaacacacatttcccaagtcaaatttataatctcatctcatttatcctttttcacgatcaaaatcaaaactaTTTTAATTCTGTAACCAAACACACAGTAACCATAGGTCCTGACCTGGACATGGACCTCGTACGGCCCAAATAGCAGAAATAACATGACACGCATTACATAAAGCATGTAAGTCAAACTTTGTGTGAGAAGAGCAATGTGCCTGGTGCAGTGGCGCGCAGGTCATCAATTCGGGATCGAAGAGACTCCTGTTCAATTTTAGAGATAAGATTTATCGCGtcccttttatttcctttctcttcGACTCACACTCGACACTAGGATTATTAGAAAAGAACATAACTGAAACGGAGAATTGAATCGAGCCGAACCAAAATAACTAGTTCGAAATAGTTCGATTCTTTGACAGTCAAATGGTTCGGTTCAGATCGATACTCAAGTAACCGACCGAACCGTCTTTGTGTTTCGAAATGGTTCGGCTCAATTTTCGAACCGAATCGCACCGTGAACACCCCTCGCAAAAAAGAACTGTCCCTTGGCAAAATTCCCAGCTTCCGATACTCATTCAAATTCAACCTTTCTTCCTTACAGTACGTTTGGTACGTAAAAATCTATTCATATTCTCATAAATATGAATTGTTTTTCTAGGGCCCACCAAATTCTCACATTTACTAGTAATCCATATTCTCACCTTCACATTCCCACAATAGTAATAATGTAGATTCCCACTAGAGGAGGAAAGTAGATTGTCACTTTGATGGGAATATACATTACCAGTAATCACTGTATCAACAAACTACCAGACGCACTATTAGATTATGATTTGAAGTATACCTATAATTTATACCCATAACTTCTATTGCCTATTCGTCCTCTCACGTTTCGGTCATCCCCAAAACCCTAACTTCACCTTTAAAGCCCCAAATACCATGTAATGCTAGAATTTCCAATAAAGTAAGCATTGCATGTTGTTCGCAAAGATGTCtcatgcttcttttttttttgggataagaTTTTGAGAGGTGTCTTAATATATTGGCGAgagttatcaaaaaaatattagccGCAGTTTAATCCTGGCCCTGCCGTTGGCTTCAGCTTGGCTCTATTCCTGAGATATTTATAGTGAACTTCAAACTGTTGCACTGTaggtaaaattttattatatagagCGCAATTAGAGAACTGCATCTTACTTATTGATGTCGCATGCTTTTGCTTTCGAACAGATATACTGCAATCCCTTCTTTTATCTAGTCGATCGAgaatatataacaaattaagGTATGAAAAGGTTCGAACTTgctaaagaaaataataagatatacatatatttattttaagtaattatataatgtaaataaaataaattatataaaacacATGTTtagttttaaataattatacatatatttctaattttaaattacctaataaaacaaaatagatATATGAACGAAAtgtcattatttttattttttattcatcgATATTTAAGTAAGATAGAATATTTAAAGCAAATTgtataaaataatagaaaatgaaTGAACTTGGAGAGAACACGAAATTCTCATGCCCCATACTATAGTGCAGCAAACTGCACAAGtttattgtatttatatatttgtagaTTAGCAATTATTTGCGGGCTCAGTGTAGAGAGAAGGGGTCCCCATGTTTCCATCTCTTTTATAGCTAAGGCAGAAACAGCCTCCCCGGGGGATCAAGTCCCTCCAACCCATATTCTGTAAAAGATAAAAGACCTTTTGAATTAtctaccaaaaaataaaaaaaaataaaaaagaacctTTTGGATTATATATGCTTGCTCGTCCGGGACACATGCATGCATTGAATTTGAAGCACATGGTTGTAATTTTTACCGTTCCTCATTAACATTATCACATGGGATCCGTCCCCATCGAGTTCCCAACTCACCTCACCGTTTATTGCATTTCATCTCCCCCAGGACCGCTCACTAGTACGTACACGGCCGGTTGTCCACATACACATCCAAAAATATCGTGCGTAGTTCATAATTGGGTAACCGATCGATCATACTGGCTAGGTGGCCTTCTGGAGAGATGTGATCGAGGATGAGGTCCCGGTGATGGAATCGTACCGTTGGAACATGTGAGCAACGAAGAGGAATGCCGTGAGGGTCACGTAGTCCTTGGCAGCACACTGCTTGTTCGACTCGCTTGGTGAGCCCGTCTGCGGACCATTGGACCAGTAGAGGTAGTTCAACAGGTCGCTGTTCTGCATGAACCGGTCGGGGTTGAACTTCTCCGGGTCATCGAACACCTTCGGGTCTCTCATCACTAGTTTTTGGTACCCGCACAGCAACTCGCCTGGGATATGCGGGTAATAACATGATGATAATAAACCGAAATCAATGTTCAGACCGACGGATGAAAGTACTGACTATATTACCTCCACGGTAAGATTAATGCCCAGCATGTATATGCTACGGAATCACAAAGATCGATCAGGAGCTGACCTTGCTTGATATCGAAAACGGAGTCGTGTGACTTGATCTGGAAATCCTTCCTGGCCCGGGCGAACTGGGTTGGCACGGGCGGGTTGAGCCGGAGAGTCTCGTACACGACCGACTTCACAAGCTCCATCTCCTTCACAGACTCGAAGCTCAGCTCTGCGCCCGGCCCTCCCAGCTTCTCCCTGACCTCCTTTCTCAGCCTCTCCTGCaggcccgttttgtcgcttgCTATGGCATTCACGAGAGCAGGGAGGAAGATCGAGAAGCCACCGAAGGCATTGAAGCCGAGGATGAAGAGGAGGTTGTGGATAGCCTCCTCGTGGCTCAGCCCGAACTCAGTCTTCCCTCTCTCGATGGCTTCCTTGCCTTCCTTTTCCACGAACTCGTAGAGCTTCCTGTAGTCTCCTCGGACGAGGGCGAAAGGGTACGCCCACGAGTGGAGAAAGATCTCCGTTAAAGGTTGTAATGCACCTGCAATAATGCCTATTAGAGACGGATATAAtactgaattttcaatttcattgtATATATGATGATTTTGAGCAATAACTATTAGCTAGCTAGTACCGATGTAGATTGTAGGGAGGA from Punica granatum isolate Tunisia-2019 chromosome 2, ASM765513v2, whole genome shotgun sequence includes the following:
- the LOC116195740 gene encoding uncharacterized protein LOC116195740, translated to MSYQIPLDTIHQLQISVRQEANIPSYDSSGPPFPELPPLEDSISRLDPSPPYLQCKHCKGRLLRGIKSLFCVFCGKEQFGDIPPDPINFRSTTGYRWLLDSLQLDGSEVVELIPEATDRNRGQSTPKDEMPLSELLNLEISWHAEIEKPENTTSEAPPQARSSLNLAGVDLDNFFSEGKGEVTLNQSEEQFSSINTNHANESIAFQGQKDLSLFENAQPSTNPVEPKEHERDNNQSSWVTEFQSAGSAAENKDSRSFDPFAGSQADISTHMDMVFGSANTNSGDAIPSSHSNADDWFQDNLGINSTLAGGFMDLTNSSVDAPDWFQDNQGQSGSTNLNQSKVVDENDDSLEAWDDFTSSTGQGDCPDNTSHEEPIGMNLFSPADDAREIDFGAFQQPDLFSGAINSRTDPENVNKVQSEASTMDRTFSLDEKDGNIAEAVKGEDTTNTRSSKTDVERIMSQMHDLSFMLDSNLSIPQRSSVSED
- the LOC116195739 gene encoding fatty acid hydroperoxide lyase, chloroplastic gives rise to the protein MSMSTSMSTTMMTKVMSISQPSPFSSSSQSISPSPQPPPPSTTSLPLRTIPGSYGWPLLGPISDRLDYFWFQGPETFFRKRIDKYKSTVFRTNVPPAFPFFLNVNPNVVAVLDCESFSHLFDMEIMEKRNVLVGDFMPSVKYTGDIRVCAYLDTAEPQHAKVKNFALDILKRSSRVWMNEMVLNLGTMWDTVDAAMAKDGSASYLFPLQKFLFHFLSKALVGADPASNPEISDSGYTMIDKWLGLQLLPTIYIGALQPLTEIFLHSWAYPFALVRGDYRKLYEFVEKEGKEAIERGKTEFGLSHEEAIHNLLFILGFNAFGGFSIFLPALVNAIASDKTGLQERLRKEVREKLGGPGAELSFESVKEMELVKSVVYETLRLNPPVPTQFARARKDFQIKSHDSVFDIKQGELLCGYQKLVMRDPKVFDDPEKFNPDRFMQNSDLLNYLYWSNGPQTGSPSESNKQCAAKDYVTLTAFLFVAHMFQRYDSITGTSSSITSLQKAT